The Micromonospora sp. NBC_01740 genome includes a window with the following:
- a CDS encoding PP2C family protein-serine/threonine phosphatase, whose translation MLEAPGQVSRALRAAPPDQVVEAADQAIRSALGASRTDVFIADYRITGLWPVLDADLSGGGFLACHDAAQRCFSSQQPMTDTDDEGRCRLYLPLSVWGERLGVLLVELPDQPEPDVVERAADIAGELAVVLRAADRETDRYRRVRRRERLSMAAEMQWELLPGRGVSHAAFDLAGQLEPAYTVGGDHFDWSVDDDRLTVTVLNGAGIGLSAALLTAVTVNALRNARRSGGSLVEQAELASDTVFYQHRGRRYVATLLLELDTVTGRVRAVDAGSPHLLRVRGGTVTPIDLEQQLPLGMFAEARYDVQEFALEPGDRLFVVSDGVWAADPGDRGAYGERTMARAMRSTRLQPPAEAVGTVMRELHAWHADADLRDDAVVVCLDWRGSAGRGDG comes from the coding sequence ATGTTGGAGGCACCGGGCCAGGTCTCGCGTGCGCTTCGTGCGGCCCCGCCCGACCAGGTGGTGGAGGCGGCGGACCAGGCTATCCGGTCCGCCCTGGGCGCCTCGCGAACGGACGTGTTCATCGCCGACTACCGGATCACCGGGCTCTGGCCGGTGCTCGACGCGGACCTCTCCGGCGGCGGCTTCCTCGCCTGCCACGACGCGGCGCAGCGCTGCTTCAGCAGCCAGCAGCCGATGACCGACACCGACGACGAGGGCCGGTGCCGGCTCTACCTGCCGCTGTCGGTGTGGGGGGAGCGGCTGGGCGTGCTCCTGGTCGAGCTGCCCGACCAGCCCGAACCGGACGTCGTCGAGCGGGCCGCGGACATCGCCGGCGAGCTGGCCGTCGTGCTGCGCGCGGCGGACCGGGAGACCGACCGGTACCGCCGGGTCCGCCGACGGGAGCGACTCAGCATGGCCGCCGAGATGCAGTGGGAACTGCTGCCGGGACGCGGCGTGAGCCACGCGGCGTTCGATCTCGCCGGCCAGCTGGAACCGGCGTACACGGTCGGCGGAGACCACTTCGACTGGTCCGTGGACGACGACCGGCTCACCGTGACGGTGCTCAACGGCGCCGGCATCGGGCTGTCTGCGGCGCTGCTGACCGCCGTCACCGTGAACGCGCTGCGCAACGCCCGGCGCTCCGGAGGCAGCCTCGTCGAGCAGGCCGAGTTGGCCTCCGACACGGTCTTCTACCAGCACCGCGGTCGCCGGTACGTGGCCACGCTGCTCCTCGAACTGGACACCGTCACCGGCCGGGTGCGGGCGGTGGACGCCGGCTCCCCGCACCTGCTGCGGGTGCGCGGCGGCACGGTGACGCCCATCGACCTGGAGCAGCAGCTGCCGCTGGGCATGTTCGCCGAGGCCCGCTACGACGTCCAGGAGTTCGCGCTGGAACCGGGGGACCGGCTGTTCGTGGTCAGCGACGGGGTGTGGGCCGCCGATCCCGGTGACCGCGGCGCGTACGGCGAACGGACGATGGCGCGGGCGATGCGGTCCACGCGGCTGCAACCGCCGGCGGAAGCAGTTGGTACGGTGATGCGCGAACTGCACGCCTGGCACGCGGACGCCGATTTGCGCGACGACGCGGTCGTCGTCTGCCTGGACTGGCGTGGTTCCGCCGGGCGGGGCGACGGGTGA
- a CDS encoding SAM-dependent methyltransferase has protein sequence MVEPDQPSTARMIDFWLGGEHHFPVDVAAARDFEQAYGPCEPVFRELRAFLGRAVRAMAARGVDSFLVFGAGVPTMGNVHEVAPDATVLYTDVDPVTIRLGQRLLAGSDRAGYGYGDATDIGTVDRAQLHRFVPGWGRRPVGVVFLGLAAFLDDETLARTLDELYGATAPGSLLAVDFDTEELAGFPAALAMMGPAFRMRPPAAFVPLLGRWTPTEDGIVPIARWRPDGPPAQVPDAFHGGVAVHSPAC, from the coding sequence ATGGTTGAGCCGGACCAGCCGAGCACCGCGCGGATGATCGATTTCTGGCTCGGCGGGGAGCACCACTTCCCGGTCGACGTGGCGGCCGCCCGCGACTTCGAGCAGGCGTACGGGCCGTGCGAGCCGGTCTTCCGCGAGCTGCGCGCCTTTCTCGGCCGGGCGGTCCGGGCGATGGCCGCGCGGGGGGTCGACAGCTTCCTCGTCTTCGGCGCCGGGGTGCCCACCATGGGCAACGTGCATGAGGTCGCCCCGGACGCCACCGTCCTCTACACCGACGTCGACCCGGTCACCATCCGCCTCGGCCAGCGCCTGCTGGCCGGCAGCGACCGGGCCGGCTACGGCTACGGCGACGCCACCGACATCGGCACGGTCGACCGCGCCCAGCTGCACCGGTTCGTGCCGGGGTGGGGGAGGAGACCGGTCGGCGTGGTCTTCCTCGGTCTGGCCGCGTTCCTCGACGACGAGACGCTGGCCCGCACCCTCGACGAGCTCTACGGTGCCACCGCGCCGGGCAGCCTGCTCGCCGTCGACTTCGACACGGAGGAGCTGGCCGGCTTCCCGGCGGCCCTCGCGATGATGGGCCCGGCGTTCCGGATGCGCCCGCCGGCCGCGTTCGTGCCGCTGCTGGGCCGCTGGACGCCCACCGAGGACGGCATCGTCCCGATCGCCCGGTGGCGGCCGGACGGCCCGCCCGCGCAGGTGCCCGACGCCTTCCACGGCGGGGTCGCCGTCCACTCGCCGGCGTGCTGA
- a CDS encoding universal stress protein → MNSANGAAVVVGADGSDSSLRAVRLAAVEAARRHRPLRIVHAFIWPLLRVPVDAPAAGPPGAGLRHQAEQVVAAATDEAEATVPGLRISGEIIDGEAAAVLLGESPAAAMIVLGDRGLGGFSALVVGSVAVQVAAYADCPVLVARGTDHPDGAVVVGVDGSETARLAAEFAMEEASVRGAALVALHAYRHPTSTGPGDMRPLVYDDTELRSEEERVVAESLAGLTERWPDVPVSRETTRGRPTTVLAEASRRAQLLVVGRQGRGELTGLLLGSVSQSLLHHADCPVAVVRHAALSRAPRRTGRGVGPRAGG, encoded by the coding sequence GTGAACTCGGCGAACGGCGCGGCGGTGGTCGTCGGCGCGGACGGCTCGGACTCGTCGCTGCGCGCCGTGCGGCTCGCCGCCGTCGAGGCGGCCCGCCGGCACCGGCCACTGCGGATCGTGCACGCCTTCATCTGGCCCCTGCTGCGCGTGCCGGTCGACGCCCCCGCCGCCGGCCCACCCGGCGCCGGCCTGCGGCACCAGGCGGAGCAGGTCGTCGCCGCCGCCACGGACGAGGCCGAGGCGACGGTGCCCGGCTTGCGGATCTCCGGCGAGATCATCGACGGCGAGGCCGCCGCGGTGCTGCTCGGCGAGTCGCCGGCCGCCGCGATGATCGTGCTCGGCGACCGGGGGCTCGGCGGCTTCTCCGCCCTGGTGGTGGGGTCCGTCGCGGTGCAGGTCGCCGCGTACGCCGACTGTCCCGTGCTGGTCGCCCGGGGCACCGACCACCCCGACGGGGCCGTCGTCGTCGGCGTGGACGGCTCCGAGACGGCCCGGCTCGCCGCGGAGTTCGCCATGGAGGAGGCGTCGGTGCGCGGCGCGGCGCTGGTCGCGTTGCACGCCTACCGGCATCCGACCTCCACCGGGCCCGGGGACATGCGACCACTGGTGTACGACGACACCGAACTGCGTTCCGAGGAGGAGCGGGTGGTCGCCGAGTCGCTGGCAGGGCTCACGGAGCGGTGGCCGGACGTGCCGGTCAGCCGGGAGACCACGCGCGGCCGCCCCACCACCGTGCTCGCCGAGGCGTCCCGGCGGGCCCAGCTGCTGGTGGTCGGCCGGCAGGGACGCGGCGAGCTGACCGGGCTGCTGCTGGGCTCGGTGAGCCAGTCGCTGCTGCACCACGCCGACTGCCCGGTCGCGGTGGTCCGGCACGCCGCGCTGAGCCGGGCGCCGCGCCGGACCGGTCGCGGGGTTGGTCCCCGCGCAGGCGGGTAG
- a CDS encoding phosphatidylethanolamine-binding protein, translated as MPGPRPGSNAYDKQRARIRNAIDDSGRRVPDDKANDVANRILQSDRGQRGVVRGERVYGPKGEREPGDPR; from the coding sequence ATGCCAGGACCACGGCCGGGCAGCAACGCGTACGACAAGCAGCGGGCGCGCATCCGGAACGCGATCGACGATTCGGGACGACGGGTGCCGGACGACAAGGCCAACGACGTGGCCAACCGGATCCTGCAGTCCGACCGGGGACAGCGGGGGGTCGTCCGCGGCGAGCGGGTCTACGGCCCCAAGGGCGAGCGCGAACCGGGCGACCCGAGGTGA
- a CDS encoding hemolysin family protein — protein MGAQLGQLALVAVLVLVNAALSGSEMALVTLREGQVRQLGRRSRSGERLARLVRDPNRYLATIQLGITLAGFLASAAAAVSLSEPLVGPLGFLGGAARGAAVVLVTVLLTFVTLVVGELAPKRLAMQRAERWGLVSAGPLDLLARLSRPAVWLLSKATDVVVRLAGGDPRASRTEMTEDELREILVSQRGLSAQQREILTGAFDIAGRTLRDILVPRLDVTVLPETMPAADGLRRLAAAGRSRAPVVGPGGLDAVRGVVHIRELVGADAATVADRARPPLLLPGTLPVSDALRELRLCHQQLALVVDEHGGVDGIITMEDLLAEVVGELYDETDRDVTGVTREPDGSLLMPGDFPLHDLADVGVRLHFRPSREYTTVAGLVLAGLGHLPSGPGETVHLPGLTVEVVEVAGRTIRRVRLRGFSAGPDPVG, from the coding sequence ATGGGGGCGCAGCTCGGTCAGCTCGCGCTGGTGGCGGTGCTGGTGCTGGTCAACGCGGCCCTGTCGGGCAGCGAGATGGCGCTGGTGACGCTGCGCGAGGGGCAGGTGCGGCAGTTGGGCCGGCGCAGCCGGTCGGGGGAGCGGCTGGCCCGGCTGGTCCGCGACCCCAACCGGTACCTGGCGACCATCCAGCTCGGCATCACCCTGGCCGGGTTCCTCGCCTCCGCCGCCGCCGCGGTGTCCCTGTCCGAGCCACTGGTCGGGCCGCTGGGCTTCCTGGGCGGGGCCGCGCGCGGGGCGGCGGTCGTCCTGGTCACCGTGCTGCTGACGTTCGTCACCCTGGTCGTCGGCGAACTGGCCCCCAAGCGGCTGGCGATGCAGCGCGCGGAACGCTGGGGGCTGGTCAGCGCCGGGCCGCTGGACCTGCTGGCCCGGCTGTCGCGGCCGGCGGTCTGGCTGCTCAGCAAGGCCACCGACGTGGTGGTGCGGCTCGCCGGCGGGGACCCCCGCGCCAGCCGTACGGAGATGACCGAGGACGAGCTGCGGGAGATCCTGGTCAGCCAGCGGGGCCTGTCGGCACAGCAGCGGGAGATCCTCACCGGCGCGTTCGACATCGCCGGCCGGACGCTGCGGGACATCCTGGTGCCCCGGCTGGACGTGACGGTGCTCCCCGAGACGATGCCCGCGGCCGACGGGCTGCGCCGGCTCGCCGCAGCCGGCCGCTCCCGCGCCCCGGTCGTGGGGCCGGGTGGGCTCGACGCGGTGCGGGGCGTGGTGCACATCCGCGAACTCGTCGGGGCGGACGCGGCGACGGTCGCCGACCGGGCCCGTCCGCCGCTGCTGCTGCCCGGCACCCTGCCGGTCTCCGACGCGCTGCGTGAACTGCGGCTGTGCCACCAGCAGCTCGCCCTCGTCGTCGACGAGCACGGCGGGGTCGACGGCATCATCACCATGGAGGACCTGCTGGCGGAGGTCGTCGGGGAGCTGTACGACGAGACCGACCGGGACGTGACCGGGGTGACCCGGGAACCGGACGGCTCGCTGCTGATGCCCGGCGACTTCCCGCTGCACGACCTGGCCGACGTCGGGGTGCGCCTGCATTTCCGGCCGTCGCGGGAGTACACGACGGTGGCCGGGCTGGTGCTGGCCGGGCTGGGGCACCTGCCGAGCGGGCCGGGGGAGACCGTGCACCTGCCGGGGCTGACCGTCGAGGTGGTGGAGGTGGCCGGCCGCACGATCCGCCGGGTCCGGCTGCGCGGCTTCTCCGCGGGCCCCGACCCGGTCGGGTGA
- the selB gene encoding selenocysteine-specific translation elongation factor, translating to MFVVATAGHVDHGKSTLVRALTGMEPDRWAEERRRGMTIDLGFAWSTLPSGATVAFVDVPGHERFVPNMLAGVGPVPAALVVVAADEGWMPQSAEHLAALDALGVAYGLLVVTRADLADPGPATTRARAELAATSLGAVDAVAVSAVTGAGLPQLRAALDRLAARLPAPRADAPVRLWVDRAFTVRGAGTVVTGTLGAGRLRVGDELELAGSAETVRVRGLHSLGVARPEVAPVARVAVNLRGTPRDRLGRGDALLTPGRFHRTDLLDVRLAGDPAGELPATLTLHIGAAAVPARVRPLGPDTARLRLARPLPLLVGDRALLRDPGRHHVAGGVTVLDVAPPPLTRRGAAVARAAVLATVDGRPELAGELRRRRLARAADLIRMGVEATGRPVAGDWLADPEHWRGLGTRLVEEVARHAREHPLEAGAPVELLRQRLDLPERALVEALVRPPLRLRAGRVTASAVDALPEPVARAVARVRAEYADRPFRAPEVEHLADLGLGPREIGAAVRAGALLRLAENVVLLPGAADDAVRVLAGLPQPFTLSAARRALDTTRRVAVPLLELLDRRGATRRLPDDARVVVTARS from the coding sequence GTGTTCGTGGTGGCCACCGCCGGGCACGTCGACCACGGCAAGTCGACACTGGTCCGGGCGCTGACCGGGATGGAACCCGACCGGTGGGCCGAGGAACGCCGCCGGGGCATGACCATCGACCTCGGCTTCGCCTGGAGCACCCTGCCCTCGGGCGCGACGGTGGCGTTCGTCGACGTGCCGGGGCACGAGCGGTTCGTGCCGAACATGCTCGCCGGCGTCGGCCCGGTGCCCGCCGCGCTGGTCGTCGTCGCCGCCGACGAGGGCTGGATGCCGCAGTCGGCCGAGCACCTGGCGGCACTGGACGCGCTCGGGGTGGCGTACGGCCTGCTGGTGGTGACCCGCGCGGACCTGGCGGATCCGGGGCCGGCGACGACCCGGGCCCGGGCGGAGCTGGCCGCCACCTCCCTCGGCGCGGTGGACGCGGTGGCGGTGAGCGCGGTGACCGGCGCCGGGCTGCCGCAGCTGCGCGCGGCGCTGGACCGGCTCGCCGCCCGGCTGCCCGCCCCGCGGGCCGACGCCCCGGTGCGGCTGTGGGTGGACCGCGCCTTCACCGTCCGCGGCGCCGGCACGGTGGTGACCGGCACGCTCGGCGCCGGTCGGCTCCGGGTGGGCGACGAGTTGGAGCTGGCCGGCAGCGCGGAGACGGTGCGGGTACGCGGCCTGCACTCCCTCGGCGTGGCCCGGCCCGAGGTCGCCCCGGTCGCCCGGGTGGCGGTGAACCTGCGCGGCACGCCCCGGGACCGCCTGGGGCGCGGCGACGCGCTGCTCACCCCCGGCCGGTTCCACCGCACGGACCTGCTGGACGTGCGGCTGGCCGGCGACCCGGCCGGGGAGCTGCCGGCCACCCTGACCCTGCACATCGGCGCGGCGGCGGTGCCGGCCCGGGTCCGGCCGCTCGGCCCGGACACGGCCCGGCTGCGGCTGGCCCGGCCGCTGCCGCTGCTGGTCGGGGACCGGGCGCTGCTGCGCGACCCGGGCCGGCACCACGTCGCGGGCGGGGTGACCGTGCTGGACGTGGCTCCGCCGCCGCTGACCCGTCGGGGCGCGGCCGTCGCCCGCGCGGCGGTGCTGGCGACGGTGGACGGCCGCCCCGAGCTGGCCGGCGAGCTGCGCCGGCGGCGGCTGGCCCGGGCCGCCGACCTGATCCGCATGGGCGTCGAGGCCACCGGCCGGCCGGTCGCCGGCGACTGGCTGGCCGACCCGGAGCACTGGCGGGGCCTCGGCACCCGGCTGGTCGAGGAGGTCGCCCGGCACGCCCGGGAGCACCCGCTGGAGGCGGGCGCGCCGGTCGAGCTGCTGCGCCAGCGCCTGGACCTGCCCGAGCGGGCGCTGGTCGAGGCGCTGGTCCGGCCGCCGCTGCGGCTGCGCGCCGGCCGGGTCACCGCGTCGGCGGTCGACGCGCTGCCGGAACCGGTGGCCCGGGCCGTGGCCCGGGTCCGCGCCGAGTACGCCGACCGCCCGTTCCGCGCCCCCGAGGTCGAGCACCTCGCCGACCTGGGGCTGGGTCCCCGGGAGATCGGCGCGGCCGTACGCGCGGGGGCGCTGCTGCGCCTCGCCGAGAACGTGGTGCTGCTGCCCGGCGCGGCCGACGACGCCGTGCGGGTGCTGGCCGGGCTGCCCCAGCCGTTCACGCTCAGCGCCGCGCGGCGGGCGCTGGACACCACCCGCCGGGTCGCGGTGCCGCTGCTGGAGCTGCTGGACCGTCGCGGCGCCACCCGCCGGCTGCCCGACGACGCGCGGGTCGTGGTGACGGCCCGGTCCTGA
- the selA gene encoding L-seryl-tRNA(Sec) selenium transferase — translation MGDVAADPRRRVPRTDALLADPRLAAAAGTLGRERVKAAVHRAQERARRGEITPEAVRDAALAALPAPAPRAVLNATGVVLHTNLGRAALSPAAVAAVAAAGGHTDVELDLRTGRRARRGRDALDALAAAVPDAGAVHVVNNGAAALVLAATALAADAEIVVSRGELVEIGDGFRLPDLLESTGARLREVGTTNRSTLDDYAAAIGPRTGFVLKVHPSNFQVTGFTSAVPVRALATLGVPVVADIGSGLLAPDPLLPAEPDAASTLRAGAALVTASGDKLLGGPQAGLLLGAADLVERLRRHPLARALRVDKLTLAALAATLADPATPTRAALHADPGALRARTERLCAALAADGCEARVVPAGAVVGGGGAPGVELPSWALALPERYASPLRLGDPPVLGRVVRGRLLLDLRCVPADADAALRAAVLRVPGEG, via the coding sequence ATGGGGGACGTCGCGGCCGATCCGCGCCGGCGGGTGCCGCGCACCGACGCGCTGCTCGCCGACCCCCGGCTGGCCGCCGCGGCGGGCACCCTGGGCCGGGAGCGGGTCAAGGCCGCCGTCCACCGCGCCCAGGAGCGCGCCCGCCGGGGCGAGATCACCCCCGAGGCGGTACGCGACGCCGCGCTGGCCGCCCTGCCCGCGCCGGCCCCCCGGGCGGTGCTCAACGCCACCGGCGTGGTGCTGCACACCAACCTGGGTCGCGCCGCGCTGTCGCCCGCCGCCGTCGCGGCGGTCGCCGCCGCCGGCGGGCACACCGACGTCGAGTTGGACCTGCGCACCGGGCGGCGGGCCCGGCGCGGACGCGACGCCCTCGACGCCCTCGCGGCGGCGGTGCCCGACGCGGGCGCGGTGCACGTGGTCAACAACGGCGCCGCCGCGCTGGTGCTCGCCGCGACCGCGCTGGCCGCCGACGCCGAGATCGTCGTCAGCCGGGGCGAGCTGGTGGAGATCGGCGACGGGTTCCGCCTGCCCGACCTGCTGGAGAGCACCGGCGCCCGGCTGCGCGAGGTCGGCACCACCAACCGCAGCACGCTGGACGACTACGCCGCCGCCATCGGTCCCCGGACCGGCTTCGTGCTCAAGGTGCACCCGTCGAACTTCCAGGTCACCGGCTTCACCTCCGCGGTGCCCGTACGGGCGCTGGCCACCCTCGGCGTCCCCGTGGTCGCCGACATCGGCTCCGGGCTGCTGGCGCCCGATCCGCTGCTGCCCGCCGAGCCGGACGCCGCCAGCACCCTGCGGGCCGGGGCGGCGCTGGTCACCGCCAGCGGCGACAAGCTGCTCGGCGGGCCGCAGGCCGGGCTGCTGCTCGGTGCCGCCGACCTCGTCGAACGGCTGCGCCGGCACCCCCTCGCCCGGGCGTTGCGGGTCGACAAGCTGACCCTCGCCGCGCTCGCCGCCACCCTCGCCGATCCGGCGACCCCCACCCGGGCCGCGCTGCACGCCGACCCGGGCGCGTTGCGGGCGCGCACCGAGCGGCTGTGCGCCGCGCTCGCCGCCGACGGGTGCGAAGCACGGGTGGTGCCCGCCGGGGCGGTCGTCGGCGGCGGTGGCGCCCCCGGCGTCGAGCTGCCCTCCTGGGCGCTCGCCCTGCCCGAGCGGTACGCGTCTCCGCTGCGCCTCGGCGACCCGCCGGTGCTGGGCCGGGTGGTACGCGGGCGGCTGCTGCTGGACCTGCGCTGCGTGCCCGCCGACGCCGACGCGGCGCTGCGCGCCGCCGTGCTGCGCGTGCCCGGGGAGGGCTGA
- the nrfD gene encoding NrfD/PsrC family molybdoenzyme membrane anchor subunit: MSPERGGRRRRGGEELRVPEAEFTSYYGRPILKAPVWKWDIAAYLFTGGLAAGSSLLAAGGQLTGRPALRRAGRVASLAAVTASTVFLIKDLGRPARFHHMLRVAKPTSPMSVGTWILGAFGPAAGLAAVAEGAAWLPGRGLPGLVRRALPPVGHAAGLAAAATAPALATYTGVLLADTAVPSWHEAYPELPVIFAGSALASGAGVGLIAAPCAQAGPARRMAVAGAALELYGAHRVETRLGLLSEPYRTGRPGRLLRAGRALTAVGVAGALLGRRSRTLSALSGVALLGASVATRFGIFEGGVASAKDPKYTVVPQRERLERRRAAEG, encoded by the coding sequence ATGAGTCCGGAGCGCGGTGGGCGCAGGCGGCGCGGCGGCGAGGAGCTGAGGGTCCCGGAGGCCGAGTTCACCTCCTACTACGGCCGGCCGATCCTCAAGGCGCCGGTCTGGAAGTGGGACATCGCCGCGTACCTGTTCACCGGCGGGCTGGCAGCCGGTTCGTCGCTGCTCGCGGCGGGCGGGCAGCTCACCGGCCGGCCCGCGTTGCGCCGCGCCGGCCGGGTCGCCTCGCTGGCGGCGGTCACGGCCAGCACCGTCTTCCTGATCAAGGACCTGGGGCGGCCCGCCCGGTTCCACCACATGCTCCGGGTGGCCAAGCCCACCTCGCCCATGTCCGTGGGCACCTGGATCCTCGGCGCCTTCGGCCCGGCCGCCGGGCTCGCGGCGGTCGCCGAGGGCGCGGCATGGCTGCCCGGGCGCGGCCTGCCGGGGCTCGTCCGCCGGGCGCTGCCGCCGGTCGGGCACGCCGCCGGGCTGGCCGCCGCGGCGACCGCGCCGGCGCTGGCGACGTACACGGGGGTGCTGCTGGCCGACACGGCCGTGCCGTCCTGGCACGAGGCGTACCCGGAACTGCCGGTCATCTTCGCGGGCAGCGCCCTGGCCAGCGGCGCCGGCGTCGGGCTGATCGCCGCGCCCTGCGCGCAGGCCGGGCCCGCCCGGCGGATGGCGGTGGCGGGCGCGGCCCTGGAGCTGTACGGCGCGCACCGGGTGGAGACCCGGCTCGGGCTGCTCAGCGAGCCCTACCGCACCGGCCGGCCCGGTCGCCTGCTGCGCGCGGGGAGGGCCCTGACCGCCGTGGGGGTGGCCGGCGCGTTGCTGGGTCGGCGCAGCCGCACGCTCTCCGCGCTGTCCGGGGTCGCGCTGCTGGGCGCCTCGGTGGCGACCCGGTTCGGCATCTTCGAGGGCGGCGTGGCCTCGGCGAAGGATCCGAAGTACACGGTGGTGCCGCAGCGGGAGCGCCTCGAGCGGCGGCGCGCCGCCGAGGGCTGA
- a CDS encoding 4Fe-4S dicluster domain-containing protein, producing the protein MLPDPHSLSGPLDPAPEAGWTDAPPRMGFFTDTSVCIGCKACEVACKEWNDVPGSGLDLLGMSYDNTGALTANSWRHVAFVEQPRPAGHRSPPFAGTPTGGSVSASSAAVAAGVGNPTGTEPGVPPGAADAAARMAAGTGAGPGTDAGATSTGTSTGPAGGPEFLGMPGAQPPGRAGGAEGRTDFRWLMMSDVCKHCTHAACLDVCPTGSLFRTEFGTVVVQEDICNGCGYCISACPYGVIDQRKGDGRAWKCTLCYDRIGAGNTPACAQACPTESIQYGPLDELRERAAARVATLHERGVPEARLYGHDPGDGVGGDGAFFLLLDEPEVYGLPPDPVVTTRDLPKMWKRAGLAALAMAAAAVAAFVGGSS; encoded by the coding sequence ATGCTTCCTGACCCGCACAGCCTGTCCGGGCCGCTGGACCCGGCTCCGGAGGCCGGCTGGACCGACGCCCCGCCCCGGATGGGCTTCTTCACCGACACGAGCGTCTGCATCGGCTGCAAGGCGTGCGAGGTGGCGTGCAAGGAGTGGAACGACGTCCCCGGCTCGGGGCTGGACCTGCTCGGCATGTCGTACGACAACACCGGCGCGCTGACCGCGAACTCGTGGCGGCACGTCGCGTTCGTCGAGCAGCCCCGCCCGGCGGGGCACCGCAGCCCGCCGTTCGCCGGCACGCCGACGGGCGGCTCGGTCAGCGCCTCGTCGGCGGCCGTGGCCGCCGGCGTCGGCAACCCGACCGGCACCGAGCCGGGGGTGCCGCCGGGCGCGGCGGACGCGGCCGCGCGGATGGCCGCCGGCACCGGTGCCGGCCCGGGGACCGACGCCGGCGCGACCAGCACCGGCACGAGCACGGGCCCCGCCGGCGGGCCGGAGTTCCTGGGGATGCCCGGGGCGCAGCCGCCGGGGCGCGCGGGGGGCGCGGAGGGGCGCACCGACTTCCGCTGGCTGATGATGTCCGACGTCTGCAAGCACTGCACCCACGCGGCCTGCCTCGACGTCTGCCCCACCGGCTCGCTGTTCCGCACCGAGTTCGGCACGGTGGTGGTGCAGGAGGACATCTGCAACGGCTGCGGCTACTGCATCTCCGCCTGCCCCTACGGCGTCATCGACCAGCGCAAGGGCGACGGCCGGGCGTGGAAGTGCACGCTGTGCTATGACCGGATCGGCGCGGGCAACACTCCGGCCTGCGCCCAGGCGTGCCCGACCGAGTCCATCCAGTACGGCCCCCTCGACGAGCTGCGGGAGCGGGCCGCGGCCCGGGTGGCGACGCTGCACGAGCGGGGCGTGCCCGAGGCGCGGCTCTACGGGCACGACCCGGGCGACGGGGTCGGCGGTGACGGCGCGTTCTTCCTGTTGCTCGACGAGCCCGAGGTGTACGGGCTGCCGCCGGACCCGGTGGTCACCACCCGGGACCTGCCGAAGATGTGGAAGCGCGCCGGCCTGGCCGCGCTGGCGATGGCGGCGGCGGCTGTGGCCGCGTTCGTGGGAGGTTCCTCATGA